In Sphingobacterium sp. lm-10, one DNA window encodes the following:
- a CDS encoding FAD/NAD(P)-binding protein, protein MIWKKEHLSLATLQAPDIISQLMTTVKEVSSRNQQKATKRIGIVGGGPKGMYALERLLHTLRQAGDETAVHVLWFNESPDFGSGNNYHVSQPDNLLINYCIGNIDGWLREDVNEQVQEQLSLTDWIRKYHTTDLEVVPTDFASRALVGCYLQDVLRQLLEAMPSNVSLSLIVGAVQDIGYSTEFKISVANSEEFIAVDYLLMATGHCYENVPPFKTSTEEIPKAYIATAYPINRLDALPKGESVAIMGLGLTFIDICLHLTEGRGGVFDESGRYIPSGEEPILYPFSRSNLPIHPRGPVYGDARYAIRAQTDQALQALVDVREERQIYFQQEVQPIIDDEIRFAYYSTLLGTTQENQIQEYLDTLSDEAILTFDRLLFPEVPTSKNRHLATKTYIDQSIERAEIGELQDPFMAAAAVWRELTPQIGQLYNFGGLTPESHRYLDKQLWSACCRTSFGPPIANMRKISALADAGIIQFKIPPQSHISYDPTKQNFEIGTEGEQYTVSYLIDGRIARSELVRQNSALYTRLAAKGMVDIFQNGDYQPGCITIEQDGRTKSMVDGQEIPLYFYGTPTEGILFDNDSLSRVRNNLASPWAGRILQLINPHTHGIYAYHD, encoded by the coding sequence ATGATTTGGAAAAAAGAACACCTATCCTTAGCAACACTGCAAGCACCAGACATCATTAGTCAACTGATGACAACCGTGAAGGAGGTAAGCAGTAGAAATCAGCAGAAAGCAACGAAACGTATAGGTATTGTTGGCGGAGGCCCAAAGGGAATGTATGCTTTAGAGCGTTTGCTGCATACATTGCGGCAGGCGGGTGACGAGACCGCAGTACATGTGTTATGGTTCAATGAGAGTCCTGATTTTGGCAGTGGCAACAATTATCATGTGAGCCAGCCGGATAATTTGCTGATCAATTATTGCATTGGCAATATCGACGGGTGGCTACGTGAAGATGTAAACGAACAAGTGCAGGAGCAACTTTCACTCACCGATTGGATTAGAAAATACCATACCACTGATTTGGAAGTAGTTCCTACCGACTTTGCCTCCCGAGCGTTAGTGGGCTGTTATTTACAGGATGTATTGCGGCAGCTGCTTGAGGCTATGCCATCAAATGTAAGCCTTTCGCTAATCGTTGGTGCTGTTCAAGATATTGGGTACAGCACTGAATTTAAAATTTCAGTGGCAAATTCGGAAGAATTTATTGCGGTTGATTATTTGCTAATGGCGACTGGACATTGTTATGAGAATGTCCCTCCATTCAAGACATCAACCGAAGAAATACCAAAAGCATACATAGCCACTGCCTATCCCATAAACCGACTAGACGCCTTACCAAAGGGAGAGTCCGTAGCTATTATGGGATTGGGGCTTACCTTTATCGATATCTGTCTGCACTTGACAGAAGGTCGAGGTGGGGTGTTTGATGAATCTGGTCGATACATACCATCAGGAGAAGAACCGATTTTGTACCCTTTTAGCCGAAGTAATTTGCCTATTCATCCGCGGGGACCAGTGTATGGCGATGCGCGCTATGCGATTCGTGCACAGACCGATCAGGCACTGCAGGCTTTAGTGGATGTAAGGGAAGAAAGACAGATCTACTTTCAACAAGAAGTGCAACCCATAATAGATGATGAAATTCGTTTTGCCTACTATAGCACATTGCTCGGGACTACGCAAGAAAATCAAATTCAAGAATACCTGGATACACTCTCGGACGAAGCTATTTTGACATTCGACAGATTGTTGTTTCCAGAAGTGCCAACATCCAAAAACAGACATTTGGCTACCAAGACTTATATCGACCAAAGTATCGAAAGGGCGGAAATAGGCGAATTGCAGGATCCATTTATGGCGGCTGCTGCCGTGTGGCGAGAGCTAACACCGCAGATCGGACAGCTCTACAATTTCGGAGGCCTTACACCAGAAAGTCATCGATATCTGGACAAGCAGCTGTGGAGTGCCTGTTGCCGTACCAGCTTTGGACCGCCAATCGCCAATATGCGGAAAATTAGCGCGCTGGCAGATGCTGGAATTATTCAGTTCAAAATTCCTCCACAATCCCATATAAGCTATGATCCCACAAAGCAAAACTTCGAGATTGGAACAGAGGGCGAACAGTATACCGTATCTTATTTGATAGATGGTAGAATTGCTCGTAGTGAGCTAGTACGACAAAATTCCGCTTTGTACACTCGTCTGGCCGCAAAAGGAATGGTCGATATTTTTCAGAATGGTGATTATCAGCCAGGCTGTATTACCATCGAGCAGGATGGACGAACCAAGTCGATGGTAGATGGGCAGGAGATTCCGCTTTATTTTTATGGTACGCCGACCGAAGGCATATTATTTGACAATGATTCCCTATCCAGGGTACGAAACAATTTGGCTAGCCCATGGGCAGGCCGTATACTACAATTAATCAATCCGCATACACATGGAATTTACGCATACCACGACTGA
- the sbnA gene encoding 2,3-diaminopropionate biosynthesis protein SbnA, which produces MNDILSCIGHTPLVRFNNIFVALKSAIYGKLEMLNPGGSIKDRTAHNIVRHAMSIGKINAKSVLIESTSGNMGIGLARICHFYGLKLILVTDPHINPLAEKILLAFNAQIIKVDADDGNGGYLNSRLKKVEQLLQEIPNSFWPDQYHNMDNPAAHQQTFKEIVEDLGNAPDYLFIPTSTCGTLRGFADAIQHMGVHTRIVAVDAEGSLIFKDKPSPRLIPGMGASRKSHFLLPDQVHDVVHVSDADCVAGCHQLLAKESILAGGSSGAVIKAIERYQQHFLPGENIVAIIPDNGERYLDTIYSTEWLEKHGLKAH; this is translated from the coding sequence ATGAATGATATATTATCATGTATTGGCCACACACCATTAGTGCGATTTAACAACATTTTCGTAGCGCTGAAATCCGCTATCTACGGTAAGTTGGAAATGCTAAATCCGGGTGGTAGCATCAAAGATCGTACAGCGCACAATATTGTTCGCCATGCGATGAGTATCGGGAAAATCAATGCTAAAAGCGTTCTGATAGAATCCACTTCCGGAAATATGGGAATCGGACTCGCGCGGATATGCCATTTTTATGGCCTAAAATTGATCTTGGTAACCGACCCCCACATCAATCCACTGGCAGAAAAGATTTTGCTAGCTTTCAACGCACAGATCATAAAGGTAGATGCAGATGATGGCAATGGTGGATATCTCAATTCTAGATTAAAAAAGGTGGAGCAATTACTACAAGAGATTCCGAATAGCTTTTGGCCAGATCAATACCATAATATGGATAATCCGGCAGCACATCAGCAAACCTTTAAAGAAATTGTGGAGGATTTAGGCAATGCGCCTGATTATTTATTTATACCAACTAGCACCTGTGGAACATTGCGAGGATTTGCAGATGCTATTCAGCATATGGGAGTACATACCCGGATCGTTGCGGTAGATGCCGAGGGGAGTTTGATTTTCAAAGACAAACCAAGTCCACGCCTTATTCCAGGGATGGGAGCCAGTCGCAAATCTCATTTCTTGCTGCCAGATCAGGTACACGACGTGGTGCATGTGAGTGATGCCGATTGCGTAGCTGGGTGTCATCAGTTACTGGCTAAAGAAAGTATTCTGGCCGGCGGATCTTCCGGAGCTGTAATCAAAGCAATTGAGCGTTACCAGCAGCATTTTTTACCAGGTGAAAATATCGTGGCCATTATTCCAGACAATGGTGAGCGTTATCTGGATACCATTTATTCTACAGAATGGTTGGAAAAGCACGGATTGAAAGCCCATTAG
- a CDS encoding CsbD family protein, whose product MSELTWKGRWNELKGKVKQQYGKLTDDDLTYAEGKEDELIGRLQKETGKTKDEVETWLNDL is encoded by the coding sequence ATGAGTGAATTAACATGGAAAGGCCGTTGGAACGAGCTTAAAGGAAAAGTAAAACAACAATATGGTAAATTAACTGATGACGATTTGACTTACGCAGAAGGTAAGGAAGATGAGTTGATCGGTCGTTTACAAAAGGAAACCGGTAAAACCAAAGATGAGGTTGAAACTTGGTTGAACGATTTATAG
- a CDS encoding ROK family protein, protein MSVVQSSERVVLGIDIGGTNTKFGLVNELGIVLDKGSLRTNIYKEINDFIDALHTAVKPLLEKHLPGHPLAGIGVGVPNGNFYTGTVEQAPNLPWKGVIPFGELMSNKFGVPCTITNDANAAAQGEMLFGAAQGMKDFIMITLGTGVGSGIVANGSLIYGHDGFAGELGHTIVKPGGRKHWSTGSEGSLEAYASATGIGITAKKMRAEFPESMLNNYPEDAINAKTVFECASQGDAIAIEVFRYTGQKLGEALANFVMFSSPEAILLFGGVIRAGDFILNPAKLHMERNLLPIFRNKVKLIFSGLDESDAAILGASALILS, encoded by the coding sequence ATGTCTGTAGTGCAATCGTCAGAACGGGTAGTTCTTGGGATAGATATTGGTGGGACCAATACAAAGTTTGGATTAGTAAATGAGCTTGGTATCGTACTCGATAAAGGATCGCTCCGTACCAATATATATAAGGAGATTAATGATTTTATCGATGCATTGCATACTGCAGTAAAACCATTGCTCGAAAAACACCTGCCTGGCCATCCATTGGCGGGTATTGGAGTAGGAGTGCCTAATGGCAATTTTTACACCGGTACGGTAGAGCAAGCGCCAAATCTTCCTTGGAAGGGTGTCATCCCTTTCGGCGAGTTAATGTCAAACAAATTTGGTGTGCCATGCACGATTACCAACGACGCCAACGCAGCAGCGCAGGGCGAAATGCTTTTTGGTGCGGCGCAAGGCATGAAGGATTTTATCATGATTACTTTAGGTACTGGCGTAGGTAGCGGCATCGTGGCCAATGGCAGTTTGATATATGGGCACGATGGTTTTGCAGGCGAATTGGGACATACTATCGTGAAGCCCGGAGGTCGTAAACATTGGAGTACCGGATCAGAAGGCAGCTTGGAGGCTTATGCCTCTGCAACTGGCATCGGGATCACCGCGAAAAAGATGCGTGCAGAATTTCCCGAATCCATGCTTAATAACTATCCAGAAGATGCAATTAATGCCAAGACGGTATTCGAATGTGCTTCACAGGGAGATGCTATAGCGATAGAAGTATTTCGTTATACCGGACAGAAATTAGGTGAAGCATTGGCAAATTTTGTGATGTTTTCTTCGCCAGAAGCTATTCTATTATTTGGTGGAGTCATCCGTGCGGGCGACTTTATCCTTAATCCGGCAAAACTGCATATGGAAAGAAACCTATTGCCGATTTTCCGTAATAAGGTGAAGTTAATTTTTAGCGGGTTGGACGAGTCCGATGCCGCGATCCTTGGTGCAAGTGCGCTGATACTTAGCTAA
- a CDS encoding patatin-like phospholipase family protein: protein MKRILSIDGGGIRGIIPGMVLLTMEQRIQEKTGDSEAHLSEYFNFFAGTSTGGILTAILLCPHPDDPTKPRFYANEALDIYLKYGPSIFYTTRWRRFLSKFGLLSELYDGKVLETILDQYFGDTKLSELLKPAIMTAYNIELRTNHIFRQQKAISHGDARDFYIKDVCRATAAAPTYFSVAEIFSIAGIRFPLVDGGVFAHNPALSALLEVLKTYDTFKIDDVHILSLGTGIAKNAYNYEDFKKKWAISIGPALVDIMTSSSSESTDFFLKQLFRSVKKPHNYTRIEPMNVSSISTSMDDATPGNMQKLVSLADKVISDNDRRIDGIIDDLIADREQKRDTSVWNFLRRG from the coding sequence ATGAAGCGAATTCTATCCATTGATGGAGGAGGTATTCGGGGGATCATTCCCGGCATGGTTTTATTGACCATGGAGCAGCGAATCCAAGAAAAAACGGGCGATTCCGAAGCACATCTTTCCGAGTATTTCAACTTCTTTGCCGGAACGAGTACCGGTGGTATCCTTACCGCCATTCTACTGTGTCCCCACCCGGACGACCCTACCAAGCCGCGTTTTTATGCCAACGAAGCATTAGATATTTATTTAAAATACGGGCCTTCTATATTTTATACAACCCGCTGGCGTAGGTTCCTCAGTAAGTTTGGCTTGCTGAGTGAGTTGTATGATGGCAAGGTGTTGGAAACAATCCTAGATCAATATTTTGGCGATACCAAACTTAGTGAGTTGCTAAAACCAGCGATTATGACGGCCTATAATATTGAATTGCGTACAAATCATATTTTTCGACAGCAGAAAGCAATTTCACATGGCGATGCTCGAGACTTTTATATCAAAGACGTTTGTAGGGCGACGGCAGCTGCGCCTACTTATTTTTCTGTAGCTGAGATATTTTCCATCGCAGGTATCAGATTTCCACTGGTCGATGGGGGAGTGTTTGCACACAACCCGGCACTTTCAGCACTTTTAGAAGTGCTAAAAACGTATGATACCTTTAAGATTGACGATGTGCACATTTTATCATTGGGTACCGGTATTGCCAAAAATGCCTACAATTATGAAGATTTTAAGAAAAAATGGGCTATATCCATTGGTCCGGCGCTGGTCGATATCATGACAAGCAGTTCGTCTGAAAGTACTGATTTCTTCTTAAAACAACTCTTTCGTTCTGTAAAAAAGCCACATAACTACACACGCATAGAGCCTATGAATGTATCCTCCATATCCACCTCTATGGATGATGCTACGCCCGGAAATATGCAGAAATTAGTCTCGCTGGCCGACAAAGTGATCAGTGATAATGATCGACGAATAGACGGAATCATAGACGATCTTATAGCAGATCGAGAGCAAAAAAGAGATACTTCTGTTTGGAACTTTTTGCGTAGGGGATAA
- a CDS encoding MerR family transcriptional regulator — protein sequence MLINELSKRTGLSIPTLRYYENYGLFQGVSDEEVKTNNYKNYDESLLEKIEMIKGAKEAGFTLAEIKKLLEKWFDNSLSIAEKIKVVYEKIGEIDEKITQLNAVKKLLSDCVISIRNGEC from the coding sequence ATGTTAATAAATGAGTTATCAAAACGAACTGGCTTATCAATACCAACACTGCGGTATTACGAAAACTATGGATTATTTCAAGGCGTTTCAGATGAAGAGGTAAAAACCAACAATTACAAGAATTACGATGAGAGCCTTTTGGAAAAAATAGAAATGATAAAAGGAGCGAAGGAGGCCGGTTTTACACTTGCGGAAATCAAAAAATTGTTGGAAAAATGGTTCGATAATAGCCTTTCTATAGCTGAAAAGATAAAAGTAGTCTATGAAAAAATTGGTGAGATCGACGAAAAAATTACCCAGTTGAATGCCGTCAAAAAGTTGCTGTCGGATTGTGTTATCTCTATCAGAAACGGAGAGTGTTAG
- a CDS encoding MBL fold metallo-hydrolase — MITTLVIISALLIATMSYMQQNKFGKNPSGARLERIKHSPNYRDGQFQNLSKTTTLADGHNYFEVLYTSYIKYKPRKYPIDSIPSIKTDLLSLPVEENLLVWFGHSSYFIQIDGKRILVDPVFSGNASPIPGTVKSFNGTDIYAVSDLPNIDYLFISHDHYDHVDYETLIALKEKTMNVICGLGVGAHLEHWGYDSNKIFEGDWGDRIVLGSGFTAFVESARHFSGRGFSTNKTLWASYVLHTPTMKIYMGGDSGYDRHYAEIGNKHGSFDLAILDNGQYDEAWKYIHHLPEDVLKAANDLRAKRILPVHSSKFVLGSHDWDEPLSKITELNKSYNIPLLTPMIGEVVYLNDKDQQFTSWWLGLK; from the coding sequence ATGATCACAACATTAGTAATCATAAGTGCGCTGTTGATAGCAACGATGTCCTACATGCAGCAGAACAAATTTGGCAAAAACCCAAGTGGGGCTCGGCTGGAAAGAATCAAGCATTCGCCGAATTACAGAGATGGTCAGTTCCAAAACCTAAGCAAAACAACTACGCTCGCGGATGGGCACAACTATTTTGAAGTACTTTATACATCCTATATCAAATATAAACCGAGGAAATATCCGATCGATAGTATTCCATCCATAAAAACAGATCTGCTGAGCCTGCCTGTGGAAGAAAACCTGTTAGTTTGGTTTGGACACTCTTCTTACTTTATACAGATCGATGGTAAGCGAATTTTGGTCGACCCTGTTTTCAGCGGAAATGCTTCGCCGATTCCTGGAACGGTCAAATCATTTAACGGAACCGATATATATGCTGTCTCTGATTTGCCGAATATCGATTACTTGTTTATTTCCCATGACCACTATGATCATGTTGATTACGAAACATTGATTGCGTTGAAAGAGAAAACCATGAATGTGATTTGTGGCCTGGGCGTAGGTGCGCACTTGGAGCATTGGGGATACGATAGTAACAAAATTTTTGAAGGAGATTGGGGTGATCGGATAGTCTTAGGTAGCGGTTTTACAGCGTTTGTTGAATCAGCAAGACATTTCTCAGGAAGAGGCTTTTCCACCAATAAGACGTTGTGGGCATCCTACGTCTTGCATACCCCGACTATGAAAATTTATATGGGTGGAGATAGCGGGTATGATCGACATTACGCCGAAATCGGCAATAAACATGGATCTTTTGATTTAGCTATTTTAGACAATGGGCAATATGATGAAGCTTGGAAATACATCCACCATTTACCCGAAGATGTATTAAAAGCAGCCAATGACTTAAGAGCAAAACGTATTTTACCCGTTCATTCTTCTAAATTCGTCTTGGGGAGCCATGATTGGGACGAACCGTTATCGAAAATAACGGAATTAAATAAATCGTACAATATTCCGTTACTAACGCCAATGATAGGTGAAGTAGTCTATCTTAACGACAAAGATCAACAATTTACATCCTGGTGGTTAGGGCTGAAATAG
- a CDS encoding YihY/virulence factor BrkB family protein: protein MGFTEEDCLKYSASLAYYTVFSLGPILVLMISLAGIFLGEDAIQGKVFQELSGLVGASAALQVQEVIKNLSLSGKSSIALVISAVTLLIGATTVFGDIQNSINKIWHVRPKVKKGWLKMLKDRLLSSSLVIGLGFLLVVTLVINGAILAFTDRLQQYLPDSTVFLVSGLNLVISFGVVFLLFAVIFKVLPDVMISWKTVSSGALFTALLFVLGRFGIGFYIDSSDTESTYGTASAIVLILLWVYYTAAILYFGAVYTREYATFRGVPIEPSEFAVHVELTETEREVKEIPPAALTEEEKDLNKPEEPGSNRELPE, encoded by the coding sequence ATGGGGTTCACTGAGGAAGATTGTTTAAAATATAGTGCCTCTTTAGCTTATTATACCGTATTCTCTCTTGGGCCGATTCTAGTTTTGATGATTTCCTTGGCGGGTATTTTCTTGGGAGAGGATGCTATTCAGGGAAAAGTATTTCAAGAATTAAGTGGTTTAGTCGGTGCCAGTGCTGCCTTACAAGTGCAGGAAGTGATTAAAAACCTTTCTCTTTCCGGAAAATCTAGTATTGCATTAGTGATCAGTGCAGTGACCTTACTAATTGGTGCAACGACGGTATTTGGGGATATCCAAAACTCAATTAATAAGATATGGCATGTTCGTCCGAAAGTAAAAAAGGGCTGGTTAAAGATGCTGAAAGATCGGTTACTATCCTCTTCCTTGGTTATTGGTTTGGGTTTCTTGCTCGTGGTAACGCTGGTGATTAACGGCGCCATACTCGCATTTACCGATAGGTTACAGCAATATTTGCCTGACAGTACGGTCTTTTTAGTGAGTGGCCTAAATCTCGTGATTTCTTTCGGGGTCGTCTTTTTGTTGTTTGCTGTAATCTTTAAGGTACTTCCAGATGTAATGATTTCCTGGAAAACAGTATCATCAGGTGCATTATTTACTGCTTTGTTATTTGTGTTGGGTCGTTTTGGGATCGGGTTTTACATCGATAGCTCCGACACGGAATCAACCTATGGCACTGCAAGCGCTATTGTATTGATACTACTATGGGTGTACTACACGGCAGCAATTTTATATTTTGGCGCCGTATATACCCGAGAATACGCAACTTTTCGAGGTGTTCCAATTGAACCTTCTGAGTTTGCGGTACATGTAGAACTTACGGAAACCGAACGAGAAGTGAAAGAAATTCCACCAGCGGCGTTGACAGAGGAGGAGAAAGACCTTAATAAACCAGAGGAGCCGGGATCCAATCGCGAGCTTCCTGAATAA